In Lolium rigidum isolate FL_2022 chromosome 3, APGP_CSIRO_Lrig_0.1, whole genome shotgun sequence, the genomic window ATCTAAGCACTCTGTATAGAACTGAAGAGGAAACTTTTTATTTACAACTGAATAACTCCTTAACAGCTCCCTTGCAACCGAAAAGACAAAATGTTGCAAAATGgtatcacatttttgaaaatgctaCATACTGAGAAAAAAATGTTACATTCAGATTTTTTGGCAGCATTGACGGGATTTTTCGCGACTTTTTACAGACTATTGGAAAAATGTTGCACACAGATGCTGCATGCATACTCTGAAAAATATTGCTACACGTGAAGCTTTTCGCTACATTGATCGGACACACGAGATTAACTTACTTAAGTGCATCGAATGGCTCCTAAGGTGGAGCAGGCCAAATCCTAGCGGTTGCCATGGAAAAACCACCTTTGTACCATGCAACAAATGGAGTTTAACATCTACTTTGCAgtcgatggcatgttggcaaccaATTCAGTTTTTCAGTGCTAAATAAGCAAGCACTATTTTGAATGAGCATTAAGGAATTATTCAGCAGTAAATAAGCAATTTGCACAAACATACAAAAATGGAAGTAGTATACTGAGAATATATAAATATAAAAATCAATTTACCTTAATGTGAATAAAATTAGCCCCTGCATCGTGTGCAACTGCTTTTGCTATTAGTGTTTTCCCACAGCCCGGGGGTCCGAACAGCAAGACACCAGCTTGCATGTTAACTCCAAATTTCTTGAGATGAACGAAGAGGACATTAAAACACAATTAAAGGATAAAGAGAATATGAAAGAATTTTTATGATTCAAATAATCGCCACATATGTCTTATGATTCCAATAGCTGTCCATATTCTGAACTATAAATGCCAGTGGGCAATCAGTAGTGAAACCATATAATGGAATATAGAAAAAAAAACACAGTTAAGATGGCACCTTGTAATATTCGGGATACTTGATACATCGAACGATGCAGCGGTCCAATTCCTTCTTTAACGAATCAAGACCTCCAACAGAAGCCCATGTGACATGAGGCACAGAAGATAATCCTTCTCTTCTCAATGATGGCTGAACCACTTTGATTGCTCCCTTTAGCGATTGAAGTAATCAACATGGTATGTTAGACACTACTGAAAGCTAATAACAGAAGAAAACAGGATGGAAATTAAGGCAGGGCACACATCACTAAAAGAAAAAACATTGTAGTATGAACATACTTGTGATAAGAGAAGGACAAAAATGACCATGTTATAATCCATGTCAACTTAGGCACCATGAAATTAACACACACCACATACTGATAAACACTAAGACAGTCGGATAATAGAGATCAGAAGAATCATTCTGGAATGCAAATCTTAAACTAGATGAAATAAACGTAAGAATTCTAGTGATGCAGATGTAAAAGGTGGAATGCTTACCTCAAAGTCATCCATAGTAATACTCAGGCTCTGCATCTCGTGTTTATCCCAAGGACTCCTCCACCAGTCCTGCGTGTTGTTTCTTTCCTTCAAACACTTGTCTTTTCTTACACTAACTATTCTATTTATAGCTAGATTTCCTGCTGTATCAACCAACAACTTCAAGTCGGCACCCACAAATCCTGGCGTAGCCTTTGCAATCTTCAACAAGTCAAACTGGCCTTCTGGTGGCAATCGAAGTTTGCGAGCAAGCCTCTCCAGTATCTGCTTCCTTGCATTCTCATCTGGAACATCAAGATATATTTCCCGATCAAACCTTCCTGGTCTTCGAAGCGCTTGGTCAAGAGCATCAGGTCTATTGGTAGCTCCGATAACAATGACATGTCGAGGCTTCTTTTGGAATGATTCTGAATCCATGTCATTAGCACCCGACTGAATATTGGTCTGGTGGAATTCATCCATGCATGTCATTAGCTGTGTGACTATCCGCCGTTCCATTTCTCGCTGCATATTCTCCCGCTTGGATGCAATTGCATCTATCTCATCTATAAATACAATTGAGGGAGCAGTCCTGTATGCCTTCTGAAACAAGATTCTGATGTTTTCCTCGGAACCTCCTGCAAGAACAAAAACATTAGTGAGTACCGTGTTACAATGTTTTACTTGTTCCCATGAATGAAACAAACTAACTAAGTTCAAACGCAAACTAATTAAGTTCATAACTTTTGGTGCACATTAAGAATCGGATAGCATATATACCGGAGACCCCAGACACGACATCGGGCGCCGAGATTTTGTAGAACGGGACCCCAGTCTCGTTGGCAATTGCGTGGGCAAGCGTGGTCTTCCCACAGCCGGGTGGTCCGTGCAGCAGAATCCCAGCCACAGGCCGCACCCCAAGCCACATTGGCAGCTCCGGATGGCACAGAGggaccaccacctccatcatcaGCTGCTCTATCACCGACTCCATGCCCCCAAGATCGGCAAACCTTACCCCTTCCCCCCCGCCGCGGCCTCCTTCAGCGTCAGGCATGATAACATCCTCCGCAGTGGCCTCCATCTCGGGCTGCTGATTAGCGTCGGGGACTCGTTTGGATTTTTGGGACGAGTAGCTGGAGCGTAGCAGTGATTTCGTGACGTCATAGGCGGGGGGAGGCGGCGAGTGGATGGTGGAGGACGATGAGGCGTCATgactgctgctgcggcggcggcgggaggtgcTGTCGGATCCTGCATCGCCTGAAGGAGGTAGGGAGGAGAGGACCCGGCGGACCACCGAGGCGAATAGCTCGAACTTGTAGCGCTGGTACTCGCGGTGCCGCAAGCGGAGGGCGTGGGCGACGTCGTCGGCGGAGGAGCCGGGGACGGCGAGGCCGGCATCTGATAGGATGATCTGGCGTATGCGGGACTCGGAGCAAGACGAGTGCCGCCGTGGGCGTGGGCGCGGGCGCGTTACCATTGGCGGCGACTTGGTAGGGTTTGGTAGTCCGGTTTTCAAGCGAATCTGAGTGTTTTATCCCGACCTAATCCCACTCGGCGGATTGTTTGGCAGCCCGGTTTTGGTTGGGTTGAAACTCGCCGAAGCCCAGAATCCACGTCGGGTAGAGGTGGATCGGAGACGCTCCGAGACTCCGAGTACCTCGCGTTTTTTACTCGCCTGAGAACAGGACGCGTTGCAACTTGCAACTCGCACCGTTTCTTCTCTGCTGCTAACGCCAACTGGTTGAAGACGCAAAGAGCACCACGGCACATCTTGCTCGCGGCTCGTTTCAAAATAAGTTTTTGTAGCCTCTCGATTGCATATTAAAGTGCAGTAGATGATATTGTTACAAGTCCCAGCACATGAGCATTCTCACGAGTTTCAATCAGAATGGTCACATGGACATTATACCGGATCAGCACTGCAGTTTATTATCCGCTTGGAAGGTTGTAGATCTTTTtatttttgaacaagttagttttcAAATTACCCATGTCCTCCAAATAGATAAATGAGTGAAGAGTATAAATGAGAAAGGAGATTGTGGTGTAACAAAGTGTTTTGGGTGACAAAAGTGTTTTCACCCAATCCCATCAGAAAAATACTCTCAAATATTCTGTGATACACTcctaccaaacaaggccttatgTAAAAAAAAATTCCAAAGTACCCCAAAATAGTCCTTTTGGTAATTCTTTTCGGTTTTATTTTCTAACTCCCTTTTTCCTAAAATATGCTTATTACTTTTTAGTATTCTATTAAGtaaaatgatataaagtttgatcaagtatgcagaaaaatattaacattccaAATGCCAAATAAAGTATCATTAGATTCATCATGATGTACATTTTTAATATGGTAGATACACTTGGTTACTTGGTGTTGTAGATATAGATAATATTCTCAGTAAATTTGATTAAAATTAGTGAAGTTTGACTTCCTCAAATGGCAACCATGGAGTATTTGACATACAAATCCAATTTCTCAATAAACTATGGTGTTCAATAGACCCTTTACGATATACCGCGAGACAGGTTGTCAATTTTTTGTTGGTACTTTCTCATAATATCTTGACGTTATCTTACATCTTTAGACTATGAGAATATCCTACTCCTAGATATCGGATGATCACAGAAGTTGTCAGACATTACTCCGTAATTAGTTTAGTAATAGAAAATAGCTAATCACTCGTGCACATATATTGCCTACCAGTGGCGCACCTGGCTGCTaactgttagcagtggcgcactagtggtgcgccactgctatctggCGTAGCAGTGGGCCAGTGGCGCACCAAACAGTACGTCACTACTagcttcctggtgcgccactgttaaaaGCGAGAGGTGCATCACTGGACAAAAAAGAGCTGCGCCActgctaaaatttgaaatttctggatCTAGATCTCGATCTGGcacattttttcgaattttttgctcATTTTATTGCCCGAATTATTTGTCCCGTGTTCATCTCATTCatagcctagccgccggtgaggATGGATAAGAGAAGGGAGGAGAGGTGAGGTgaggatggaggagaggagggTTAATAGAGAGGAGGAGGGCAATGGAGGCCGAAGGGAGGAGGCAAACCGGAGGGTCATCGGAGTtcgccggagaggaggagggaggccggAGGGTCGTTGGAGAGGAGTAaggaggagtggatggaggagtaGAAGGAAggaaaggagaggaggaggagtaggataggagaggaggaggaggaggggaatagaatgtgtggaggaggagggattaGTAGGGGTAACTGGTCGGCCTGAAAATTTCAAATTAcatgggcgggaagcttagcatTGGCGTACCAAGGCATGGatgctatttttttctttttttttgttgaaatttTTGCCCGAAATCTAAGAACCTAACAAaagttttgtttctgtttttgaatttgacgaacccAATTTTAGGTCGTTAAATTCGGaatggaaatttcgcgtagatacattttcatatattttttttttcacgGGAGGAGGTCGTACACAACCACAAATCTCGTTTTACCGAAATAcgccattttgcaaaaaaaaaatcgaaattcatgtttgttaattcttattaatactagatgacataatacatgagcatctcgaaagattttatttttgaaatttctatctatttcttttatttttttcaaaaccaaAATGGTGATAGGGGgtggtgacaaggtatcaacttgtcaatgcctatggattgtaggctagggtttagttggaagtagagggtaagtagatctcgaaggtttcagccgaaaagtactcgacgattatgaaaactagggtttgtagacaatgattcgattatcTCNNNNNNNNNNNNNNNNNNNNNNNNNNNNNNNNNNNNNNNNNNNNNNNNNNNNNNNNNNNNNNNNNNNNNNNNNNNNNNNNNNNNNNNNNNNNNNNNNNNNTATTGAAATTATTTGGAATTGTTTAAATCGGTTTGAATTAAAGGGCGGCGGGAAAACGAAGCGGGACGAAATTCAGTCGCCGGCCTACAGCCACCACGGTCCACGAGCGCGTGGGCTGCACGGCAGAGGTGGGGTCCTCCTGTTAGCGGCTTaacaaacccgaaacggtatgtttaAACCtagcgcgttggattagaacgcagATCGACGGTCgaggttcatcgtcgtctccgacgagaacccgacatgcTGGCGGTGAGggcagggggtcggagagctcaccgtggctccagcggcggtgggcagtatgctcgacgaagtggtggacgacggcgaagctccaggtaccGGCGGCTTgtcctggggtggctccaatcgtcggctggcttccgcggcggcgtgcggcagtgAGGTAGAAATTGGGCGGctctggtggtcaatgtggagcgGCGAGGTGGCTGGGAggtcaaggaaggagagggaggagTGGTGGTGTGAAGGAATCGTCGAGGcgatgcctccttttataggcaagaGAGTGCCCGAGGTGCTGCGGCGaactcgacaagggcgcggcgtctccggcggtctagcgagctaggcgagggcgcggtGGTGTTCCTGGCGTCACGGTGGTCCTCTGGGTGGCAACAGGTAGGGTAGGCGGTGCCTAACGCGGTCGGGGCGTCGCGGGTTCTGGCGCGTCTATGGCGGCTTTTCTtctccgtctccggcggcggtggccaggggTCATGGTCGCGCGCGTGTCTGCGAGCTTCGTGGCGACGCGACGATGCTCAACCTACAGCTAGGTGGTCCAGGGCGTGCGCGAAGGCGTGGGACAACGCGTGTCCAGGGCGCGTCTGTGGCGCGCCACGCGCGACACGAGCGGCATGTCTGGGCGACCAGTGCACGCGATCTCCGGCGACTCCACGGCGGCTACGGCGAGCTGGTGAGTGCTAGGCGAGGTAGAGAGGCTTGGTGGCGATGCTGGACACCAGGGCCAGGTTGGGGAAGCaatggagagagggggagggCGTCGGgttggcgacatggccggcatggccatgtcctagcCTTGCTCTccctctccctagggtttctattGATCATTGATGgttagagggaaccaggggaccaattgggctagggtttaggtagagTTGATGAGGTAGATCACTATAGCAAATAGTCTCAAATAGTTACATAGATGCCATTTTtgatttttgtccaaatttgattCAATTCAAATTGTTGCAAGTTGTGAATTGTAAGTATCTCAATGAGTTAGAAATGATCAGAGGTGGTGAAGTGTGGTGGTGGCATTGTTGAATTCAAGTTTttgcaaaaatggctaagtgggagattgttgcatatgttaaaatattgcaactttggttgagcatagctaatgatcaagaaagaatttggcatggtgatctttacaaaaagtgttcaccttgatgttgccttggatgtggtgcaaagagttagcaaggtttggtttgaaaaatttgaattgcaaaggctcaaagtagtgatcagactagaattggcagttttgaccattatcatatgtgagcaagttttgtatttgaaatccatttgatttgtgattctttgattccaaaagttgtaataagtgtttagtaacattattcaactaatggtgaagaccaaataggtctagggtcaaaatttataaaaatagccatagagcatatgtgagggtttttagggttttgcatttatttgatttctttctctttttggtttatttggtttgtgatcttcttatgatcactttagggttttagggtttatcttataCACCTaacaacaatcatcatggcatctcaatcaaatgcacaagtcctatgcatggcactatatgcaatttaaaaagtttttgttggtttgaaattttgctctctggaattcttctaactttcctttattgaaatttgggatgttacaagagCCCTTGCACATAGACTATTTGGGTTCGTCAGTAGCAGTCAAGCTTGCCGTGCGAGGAGTGCCTGGTTAAACACACGACTGTTTTTGAAACCCAGCCCACCGTGAGATCGTGGTTGTGTGATTTTTTCCCAGGATATCCAATGTGTTTTCCTTTTCCCCTGTCTTGATCCCCACCAATAGTTCCTAACCATACGGGTCAGATCATCACACACTGCCATTGGTAGTTTAAAGACCTCCATGATATATGTCGCCATGGACCGTGCAATAGATTTATCAGTGTCTCCTTACGCTATAGAGAAAAATGTTTATTGGGATGACTGTGATATTTTGAAAATCGGACGATCGATTATGCGAGAATTTCAAAGAAGCCCCATTACGTATGTTCTCAATTTACCGCAGCACATCTTTATAAGAATTGGAGGATATGTTAAACCTAGCTAGATAGCAAGCACTTGTTAGTGAGCATGCAGGTTCGGAGCCCCGGTGAACGAGCTAGTTGTTGCCATATTTAACAAGCACGTTAGCACAATAATGTGAGTTTCTCTTTTTGTCATAACTTTCTTTATATAACTCACTCTACACTGCCAAGAAAGCCTAGTGACTCTTTTATCCATGGATATCCAACGTCCAAGAATAATAAAAATGGAATTTTGTATGACATGTTATGTGTTTTTCCATAGGGAAGGAGGCAAGTGTGGACAAGCAGGAACCATTTTCCACCTcatcgttttctttttcttttgtgcggCATTGATATTTATGAAATGAAACACTAGTATGTGTTATGGCTCTTGTAATACAATACCTTGAATGTGTTTGTTCTTACTAGCCCAACCAATATAAACTTCCTAGCTCTATATGTGAGTGAAATCTGCATGAAAGTTTATGGGTTTTCTTTGAATATTAAGTGTTAATATTAAATGTCTCTCAACGAAAAAAACAGTGGGATGAGTACAAATTTAGCCCATTGAAAAACATCCCTAAAAGTTATAATATTATAAATATAGTGGATAATCTTGAAATGGTTTTGAATAAAAAGTCGGGGTTGTAGCTCCACTATCACTTTGACGGTAGAGTTAGGTACAAGGGTTCTCAAAGGAATAATAAAAAGGCTAGTATTTTCTTGTTCCCTTTTTCCGAGTGAGAAAGGCTAATTatcataaaataaatatttatagaatatacagaatagataaatggcaAGTGTCCATTTGAAAAGTAGAAATGAGAAGCAAGGGTGGGCCTTTTTTGACCAGGCTACAGATTCACAAGGCCCCTGCCAAGCCCATGTAACACTTCTACCCTACGTACTCGAAAGCCCAGGAAACGCACACAGAGAGGAGTGAGGAGCGCACCTCGTCCTCCGGCCCCAACCTCCCCTCTCCATCTCCGGTCCTCCCCTGCCCCCCTCCTCCCCCAGATCTCCACGGCGAGCCCCCCCTACGCCCGCAGAGATGTCAGCTAGCAGCACGCCGGTGGACGCCTCGGGGGAGCCGATCCCGACGTCATCGGTGCTGATGGCGGCGTCCAAGCACATCGCCGTGCGGTGCCGGCCGGAGAACGTGGC contains:
- the LOC124698009 gene encoding cell division control protein 48 homolog C-like, with translation MEATAEDVIMPDAEGGRGGGEGVRFADLGGMESVIEQLMMEVVVPLCHPELPMWLGVRPVAGILLHGPPGCGKTTLAHAIANETGVPFYKISAPDVVSGVSGGSEENIRILFQKAYRTAPSIVFIDEIDAIASKRENMQREMERRIVTQLMTCMDEFHQTNIQSGANDMDSESFQKKPRHVIVIGATNRPDALDQALRRPGRFDREIYLDVPDENARKQILERLARKLRLPPEGQFDLLKIAKATPGFVGADLKLLVDTAGNLAINRIVSVRKDKCLKERNNTQDWWRSPWDKHEMQSLSITMDDFEGAIKVVQPSLRREGLSSVPHVTWASVGGLDSLKKELDRCIVRCIKYPEYYKKFGVNMQAGVLLFGPPGCGKTLIAKAVAHDAGANFIHIKGPELLSKYVGESESGVRKIFTRARINSPCILFFDEVDALTTKRGKEGGWVVERLLNQLLIELDGAGQREGVYVIGATNRIDVIDDAVLRPGRFGQKHFVPLPGAEERASIIKALAHSQKKPISSTVDLDALARREECRNLSGADLESLVNGAAMAALEENLEPLENGALSLSSSCPDPSIELSHFEQALSKIKPSVSEQQRKHYEALAQKYSSN